The following coding sequences are from one Silene latifolia isolate original U9 population unplaced genomic scaffold, ASM4854445v1 scaffold_96, whole genome shotgun sequence window:
- the LOC141640657 gene encoding uncharacterized protein LOC141640657: protein MYHEDKANVVADALSSKSIHALGTAMSRVKLHEKVEKMGICMIRKGDTIRDLTVEPELYTEIREKQKEDSKLVRCCATVRDREESWFSIHGDRSLRFDGRWCVLDDEELKRKIITEAHSTPYSVHLGGDQLYMDLKKTF from the coding sequence ATGTATCATGAAGATAAAGCTAATGTAGTAGCAGATGCATTAAGTAGTAAGTCTATTCATGCTTTAGGTACTGCTATGTCAAGAGTGAAGTTGCATGAAAAGGTGGAAAAGATGGGTATTTGCATGATAAGAAAGGGAGATACCATAAGGGACTTGACCGTAGAACCTGAGTTATATACTGAGATCAGGGAGAAGCAGAAGGAGGATTCGAAATTAGTGAGATGTTGCGCGACCGTGAGAGACCGGGAGGAGTCTTGGTTTTCTATCCATGGTGATAGGAGTCTGAGgttcgatgggagatggtgtgtgctAGATGATGAGGAATTGAAGAGAAAGATTATAACTGAAGCTCATTCTACTCCATATTCTGTGCATCTCGGAGGAGATCAACTATATATGGATTTGAAGAAAACATTCTAG